Proteins co-encoded in one Bacillus paramycoides genomic window:
- the pabB gene encoding aminodeoxychorismate synthase component I, protein MQRRKSLALSIPYQLDFFKQYKFLSKDKPQHILLESGRGGRYNIVGLNPVAVIQGKGETLHISESGKETIKRGNPLDLMQEYMEQWKTDYNPGYPPFQGGAIGYFSYDCIRYIEKLPSLAEDDINIPDIFFLLFDDVFVYDQEEKVLWIITHYVDKHEEAKERLNEWKVLWTTEAPEVTISFACPEKKSEAVAFTEESFMKAVECIQEYIGAGDVFQVNLSTRQERTLQTHPLEIYTSLREINPSPYMGYLEFGDFQIVSASPELLIKKQGQEVSTRPIAGTRSRGANEQEDEELARELIENEKERAEHVMLVDLERNDLGRVCKYGTVEVDEFMVIEKYSHVMHIVSNVRGEVEEDKDAFDLVKAVFPGGTITGAPKIRTMEIIEELEPVRRGIYTGSIGWIGYSGDTELNIVIRTLLAKDGKAHVQAGAGIVIDSNPENEYKESLKKAIALWRAKERSEETVR, encoded by the coding sequence ATGCAACGAAGAAAATCTTTAGCGCTTTCTATTCCATATCAGTTAGATTTCTTTAAGCAATATAAATTTCTTTCTAAGGATAAACCGCAACATATTTTGTTAGAGAGTGGACGTGGCGGTCGTTATAACATTGTGGGGTTGAACCCAGTAGCGGTAATCCAAGGGAAGGGTGAAACGTTACATATAAGTGAAAGTGGTAAGGAAACAATAAAACGAGGAAATCCATTAGATTTAATGCAGGAATATATGGAGCAATGGAAAACAGACTATAATCCGGGGTACCCGCCATTTCAAGGTGGTGCAATTGGTTATTTTAGTTATGATTGCATCCGTTATATTGAAAAATTACCTTCTCTTGCAGAGGATGATATTAATATACCTGATATATTCTTTTTATTATTTGATGATGTGTTTGTGTATGATCAAGAAGAAAAGGTATTATGGATTATTACACATTATGTAGATAAGCATGAAGAGGCAAAAGAGCGATTAAATGAGTGGAAGGTTCTTTGGACGACAGAAGCGCCAGAAGTGACTATATCATTTGCATGCCCTGAAAAGAAAAGTGAAGCAGTTGCTTTTACAGAAGAAAGCTTTATGAAGGCAGTTGAATGTATTCAAGAATATATTGGGGCTGGTGATGTGTTTCAAGTAAACTTGTCGACGAGACAAGAAAGAACGTTACAAACACACCCGCTAGAAATTTATACAAGCCTTCGTGAAATTAATCCATCTCCATATATGGGATACTTGGAGTTTGGAGATTTTCAAATCGTTAGTGCTTCGCCTGAATTGCTAATTAAAAAACAAGGGCAAGAAGTAAGTACAAGACCAATTGCTGGTACAAGATCCCGCGGTGCGAATGAACAAGAGGATGAAGAATTAGCAAGGGAATTAATTGAGAACGAAAAGGAACGAGCAGAGCATGTCATGCTTGTAGATTTAGAACGAAATGATTTAGGGCGTGTTTGTAAATATGGCACTGTAGAAGTAGATGAATTTATGGTAATTGAAAAGTACTCACATGTTATGCATATCGTTTCTAATGTGCGTGGTGAGGTGGAAGAAGATAAGGATGCTTTCGATTTAGTAAAAGCTGTATTCCCTGGAGGAACAATTACTGGTGCCCCGAAAATACGTACGATGGAAATCATTGAAGAATTAGAGCCTGTTCGCAGAGGGATTTATACAGGTTCAATTGGTTGGATCGGTTATTCTGGAGATACAGAATTGAATATTGTAATTAGAACACTTCTTGCTAAAGATGGAAAAGCTCATGTACAAGCAGGAGCGGGAATTGTAATTGATTCAAATCCAGAAAATGAATATAAAGAGTCGCTCAAAAAGGCGATTGCTTTATGGCGTGCAAAAGAACGTAGCGAAGAAACGGTTAGGTGA
- the ftsH gene encoding ATP-dependent zinc metalloprotease FtsH, translating to MNRIFRNTIFYLLIFLVVIGIVSYFNGSTQKTTSVSYDKFITKLEKGEVRNVQLQPKNGVFEVKGQFNNSSQGEQFVTYAPNTEELQKKINDKAQGAEVKYQPAEETSAWVTFFTSIIPFVIIFILFFFLLNQAQGGGSRVMNFGKSKAKLYNDEKKKVRFRDVAGADEEKQELVEVVEFLKDPRKFAEVGARIPKGVLLVGPPGTGKTLLARAVAGEAGVPFFSISGSDFVEMFVGVGASRVRDLFENAKKNAPCIIFIDEIDAVGRQRGAGLGGGHDEREQTLNQLLVEMDGFGANEGIIIIAATNRPDILDPALLRPGRFDRQITVDRPDVNGREAVLKVHARNKPLDENINLRAIATRTPGFSGADLENLLNEAALVAARQDKKKIDMSDIDEATDRVIAGPAKKSRVISEKERNIVAFHEAGHTVIGVVLDEADVVHKVTIVPRGQAGGYAVMLPKEDRYFMTKPELLDKITGLLGGRVAEEIVFGEVSTGAHNDFQRATGIARRMVTEFGMSDKLGPMQFGSSQGGQVFLGRDFHSEQNYSDAIAHDIDVEMQTIMKECYARAKDILTENRDKLDLIAKTLLEVETLDAEQINHLCDYGRLPERPTSSADVKVNINMKKDDEESEDK from the coding sequence ATGAATCGTATCTTCCGTAATACCATCTTTTATTTACTGATATTCCTAGTAGTAATTGGAATCGTGAGCTATTTTAATGGTTCGACACAAAAAACGACATCAGTTAGCTACGATAAATTCATTACTAAACTAGAAAAAGGTGAAGTTCGTAATGTGCAACTTCAACCGAAAAATGGTGTATTTGAGGTAAAAGGACAATTTAACAACTCTAGCCAAGGAGAACAATTTGTTACTTACGCACCAAATACCGAGGAATTACAAAAGAAAATTAATGACAAAGCGCAAGGTGCTGAAGTTAAGTATCAACCAGCAGAAGAAACAAGTGCTTGGGTAACATTCTTTACTTCTATCATTCCGTTTGTTATTATCTTCATTTTATTCTTCTTCTTGTTAAACCAAGCTCAGGGCGGCGGTAGCCGTGTTATGAACTTCGGGAAAAGTAAGGCGAAGTTATATAATGATGAAAAGAAAAAGGTTCGTTTCAGAGATGTTGCTGGGGCGGATGAAGAGAAACAAGAGCTTGTTGAGGTAGTTGAATTCTTGAAAGATCCTCGTAAGTTCGCTGAAGTTGGTGCTCGTATTCCGAAGGGTGTTCTATTAGTTGGACCTCCAGGTACAGGTAAAACTTTATTAGCACGTGCTGTTGCAGGTGAGGCAGGCGTTCCGTTCTTCTCTATCAGTGGTTCTGACTTCGTAGAGATGTTTGTCGGTGTCGGTGCATCACGTGTACGTGATTTATTCGAAAATGCAAAGAAAAATGCTCCTTGTATCATTTTCATTGATGAAATTGATGCAGTAGGACGTCAACGTGGCGCAGGTCTTGGTGGTGGCCATGATGAGCGCGAGCAAACGTTGAACCAATTACTTGTTGAAATGGATGGATTCGGCGCAAACGAAGGTATTATTATCATCGCTGCGACAAACCGTCCTGATATTCTTGACCCAGCATTATTACGTCCAGGTCGTTTTGACCGTCAAATTACAGTAGATCGTCCAGATGTAAATGGCCGTGAAGCTGTACTTAAAGTACATGCTCGTAATAAACCGCTTGATGAGAATATCAACTTAAGAGCAATTGCAACTCGTACACCAGGATTCTCTGGTGCTGATCTTGAAAACTTATTAAACGAAGCTGCTTTAGTAGCTGCGCGCCAAGATAAGAAGAAAATTGATATGAGTGACATTGATGAAGCAACGGATCGTGTTATTGCAGGTCCGGCTAAGAAAAGTCGTGTTATCTCTGAAAAAGAACGTAATATCGTCGCTTTCCATGAAGCAGGCCATACTGTAATTGGTGTTGTTCTTGATGAAGCTGATGTCGTTCATAAAGTAACAATTGTCCCTCGAGGTCAAGCTGGTGGATATGCAGTAATGCTTCCGAAAGAAGATCGTTACTTCATGACAAAGCCAGAGTTACTTGATAAAATCACTGGTTTACTTGGTGGTCGAGTAGCTGAGGAGATTGTATTTGGTGAAGTGAGTACAGGTGCTCATAACGACTTCCAACGTGCGACTGGTATCGCAAGACGTATGGTTACGGAATTCGGTATGAGTGATAAGCTTGGACCAATGCAATTTGGTAGTTCGCAAGGTGGTCAAGTGTTCTTAGGAAGAGACTTCCATTCAGAACAAAACTACAGTGATGCAATTGCACACGACATCGATGTGGAAATGCAAACGATTATGAAAGAATGTTATGCTCGTGCAAAAGACATTCTTACTGAAAATCGTGATAAACTAGATCTTATTGCAAAAACGTTACTTGAAGTAGAAACGTTAGATGCTGAGCAAATCAATCATTTATGTGATTACGGCAGATTGCCAGAACGTCCAACATCTTCAGCTGATGTGAAAGTAAACATCAACATGAAGAAGGACGATGAAGAATCAGAAGATAAGTAA
- the hslO gene encoding redox-regulated molecular chaperone HslO translates to MKDYLVKALAFDGEVRAYSVRTTNTVSEAQRRHDTWRTASAALGRSLTAGTMMGAMLKGEQKLTIKVEGNGPIGPILVDAHANGDVRGYVTNPHVDFEGTEQGKLRVYQAVGTEGFVTVIKDIGMREPFIGQSPIVSGELGEDFTYYFAVSEQTPSSVGVGVLVNGDDSILAAGGFILQIMPGAQEETISFIEDRLQKIPPVSTLIEQGLSPEELLYAVLGEDKVKVLETMDVQFNCTCSRERIESVLISLGKTELEQVREEEEETEVHCHFCNERYKFSKEDITNLIENL, encoded by the coding sequence ATGAAAGATTATTTAGTAAAAGCGTTAGCGTTTGATGGAGAAGTGCGTGCGTATAGTGTACGTACTACTAACACGGTAAGTGAGGCGCAAAGACGTCATGATACATGGAGAACAGCTTCAGCGGCACTTGGTCGTTCTTTAACTGCAGGTACAATGATGGGCGCAATGTTAAAAGGTGAACAAAAGCTAACGATTAAGGTAGAAGGTAATGGCCCGATTGGTCCTATCTTAGTAGATGCTCATGCAAATGGGGATGTACGTGGTTACGTAACGAATCCACATGTTGACTTTGAAGGAACGGAACAAGGGAAATTACGTGTATATCAAGCTGTAGGTACTGAAGGATTTGTAACAGTAATTAAAGATATTGGTATGCGTGAGCCGTTTATTGGTCAATCTCCAATTGTTTCAGGAGAATTAGGGGAAGACTTCACGTATTATTTTGCAGTTTCTGAGCAGACGCCTTCTTCTGTAGGTGTTGGCGTTCTTGTAAATGGAGATGACAGCATATTAGCGGCAGGTGGATTTATCCTTCAAATTATGCCGGGTGCGCAGGAAGAAACAATTTCATTCATTGAAGATCGTTTGCAGAAGATTCCTCCTGTATCAACATTGATTGAACAAGGGCTTTCTCCAGAAGAGTTACTGTATGCAGTTCTTGGAGAAGATAAAGTAAAAGTATTAGAAACGATGGATGTTCAATTTAATTGCACATGCTCACGCGAACGTATTGAGAGTGTGTTAATTAGTTTAGGTAAAACGGAGTTAGAGCAAGTTCGTGAAGAAGAAGAAGAAACAGAAGTTCATTGTCATTTCTGTAATGAGCGATATAAGTTTTCTAAAGAAGATATTACAAATTTAATTGAGAATTTGTAA
- the pabC gene encoding aminodeoxychorismate lyase: MLIYVNGQYVEASEARISPYDHGYLYGLGVFETFRIYNGHPFLLDDHYDRLIYALDTLQIKWSMTKDEVMLILKNLLVKNKLENAYVRFNVSAGIDEIGLQTEMYEEPSIIVFIKPLAAPGDVVEKEGVVLNQVRNTPEGASRLKSHHYLNNILGKREIGNVVNKEGIFLTETGYVAEGIVSNLFFVKGDILYTPSLKTGILNGITRAFIIKVAEELGIEVKEGFFTKDELLSADEVFVTNSVQEIVPLNRIEGRDFPGKVGMVTKRFMNLYEMQREKLWSRNELRRGDV, translated from the coding sequence ATGTTAATTTACGTAAATGGTCAGTATGTAGAAGCGAGTGAAGCGAGAATTTCGCCGTATGACCACGGTTATTTATATGGTCTTGGAGTTTTTGAGACGTTTCGTATTTATAATGGCCATCCTTTCTTATTGGATGATCATTATGACCGTTTAATATATGCGCTAGATACGTTGCAAATTAAATGGTCGATGACGAAAGATGAAGTAATGCTTATTTTAAAGAATTTACTCGTTAAGAATAAATTAGAGAATGCTTATGTCCGTTTTAATGTATCGGCGGGTATAGATGAAATTGGATTGCAAACAGAAATGTATGAAGAGCCGTCTATTATTGTTTTTATAAAACCTTTAGCGGCCCCGGGAGATGTAGTGGAAAAAGAAGGGGTTGTCTTAAATCAAGTGCGAAACACACCAGAGGGTGCATCTCGCTTGAAGTCTCACCATTATTTAAATAACATTTTGGGGAAACGTGAAATAGGAAATGTTGTGAATAAGGAAGGTATTTTCCTTACTGAAACAGGTTATGTTGCAGAGGGTATTGTTTCGAATCTCTTTTTTGTAAAAGGTGATATTTTATATACACCTTCGTTAAAAACGGGGATTTTAAATGGTATCACTCGTGCGTTTATTATAAAGGTTGCTGAAGAACTAGGCATAGAAGTAAAGGAAGGTTTCTTTACAAAAGATGAATTACTTTCAGCTGATGAAGTCTTCGTAACAAACTCGGTTCAAGAAATTGTTCCGCTTAATCGTATAGAGGGACGAGATTTCCCGGGTAAAGTAGGTATGGTTACAAAAAGATTTATGAATCTTTATGAAATGCAGAGAGAGAAATTGTGGAGCAGAAATGAATTGCGAAGAGGAGATGTGTAG
- the pabA gene encoding aminodeoxychorismate/anthranilate synthase component II produces MILMIDNYDSFTFNLVQFLGELGQELVVKRNDEVTISDIENMKPDFLMISPGPCSPNEAGISMEVIRYFAGKIPIFGVCLGHQSIAQVFGGEVVRAERLMHGKTSPMHHDGKTIFSDIPNPFTATRYHSLIVKKETLPECLEVTSWTEEGEIMALRHTTLPIEGVQFHPESIMTSHGKELLQNFIRKYSPSVTSC; encoded by the coding sequence ATGATATTAATGATTGATAATTATGATTCTTTTACATTTAATTTAGTACAGTTTCTTGGAGAACTTGGACAAGAGCTTGTTGTTAAACGTAACGATGAAGTGACTATTTCAGATATTGAGAATATGAAACCAGACTTTTTAATGATTTCGCCAGGTCCATGTAGTCCGAATGAAGCAGGGATTAGTATGGAGGTTATTCGATACTTCGCTGGAAAGATTCCGATTTTTGGGGTTTGTCTTGGGCATCAATCTATTGCGCAAGTGTTTGGGGGAGAGGTTGTCCGTGCAGAGCGATTAATGCATGGGAAAACGTCACCTATGCATCATGATGGAAAGACGATTTTTTCGGATATCCCTAATCCATTTACTGCGACGCGCTATCATTCCCTTATTGTTAAGAAAGAGACATTACCGGAGTGCTTAGAGGTAACATCTTGGACAGAAGAAGGGGAAATTATGGCGCTCCGTCATACAACATTACCGATTGAAGGTGTACAGTTCCATCCGGAATCTATTATGACTTCTCACGGAAAAGAGTTGTTGCAGAATTTCATTCGTAAATACAGTCCCAGTGTGACATCATGTTAA
- the cysK gene encoding cysteine synthase A, protein MRVAQSVSELIGKTPIVKLNRIVESDSADIYLKLEFMNPGSSVKDRIALAMIEDAEKKGLLKEGDTIIEPTSGNTGIGLAMVAAAKGYKAILVMPETMSVERRNLLRAYGAELVLTPGPEGMGGAIRQATELAKEHGYFIPQQFKNQSNPEIHRLTTGPEIVEQMGDQLDAFIAGIGTGGTITGAGEVLKEAYKDIKIYAVEPADSPVLSGGKPGPHKIQGIGAGFIPETLDVEVYDEIVQVKTEQAFEYARRVAKEEGILVGISSGAVIYAATEIAKKLGKGKKVLVIIPSNGERYLSTPLYQFES, encoded by the coding sequence ATGCGAGTGGCACAATCAGTTTCAGAATTAATCGGGAAAACGCCGATCGTTAAGTTGAACCGCATCGTAGAATCAGACAGCGCAGATATATACTTAAAATTAGAATTTATGAATCCAGGGAGCAGTGTTAAAGATCGTATTGCATTAGCTATGATTGAAGATGCTGAAAAAAAGGGATTATTAAAAGAAGGCGATACAATCATTGAGCCAACAAGTGGTAACACAGGAATTGGTTTAGCGATGGTAGCGGCTGCTAAAGGATATAAGGCGATTTTAGTAATGCCAGAAACAATGAGTGTTGAGCGTCGTAATTTATTACGTGCTTACGGTGCTGAATTAGTATTAACTCCAGGTCCTGAAGGAATGGGTGGAGCAATTCGTCAAGCGACTGAATTAGCAAAAGAGCATGGCTACTTTATACCACAACAGTTCAAAAACCAATCGAATCCAGAAATTCATCGCTTAACAACAGGTCCAGAAATTGTTGAACAAATGGGCGACCAATTAGATGCGTTCATTGCAGGAATTGGTACAGGTGGAACGATTACTGGTGCTGGTGAAGTACTCAAGGAAGCATATAAAGATATTAAAATTTATGCAGTAGAACCTGCGGATTCACCAGTATTATCTGGTGGGAAACCGGGTCCACATAAAATCCAAGGAATTGGGGCGGGATTCATCCCAGAGACGTTGGATGTAGAAGTATATGATGAAATTGTTCAAGTGAAAACAGAACAAGCGTTTGAATATGCAAGAAGAGTGGCGAAAGAGGAAGGTATTTTAGTGGGTATCTCTTCTGGAGCAGTTATTTATGCAGCAACAGAAATTGCGAAAAAGTTAGGTAAAGGGAAAAAGGTACTTGTTATTATCCCAAGTAACGGTGAACGTTATTTAAGTACACCACTTTATCAATTTGAATCTTAA
- the tilS gene encoding tRNA lysidine(34) synthetase TilS yields MKDTFVEKVDDFVKQHDVLKERSTIVVGVSGGPDSLALLYYLLEKRAAKQFEIVVAHVDHMFRGDESHEDLQFVQDLCKGLGVICETIRINVSQYQQQYVMNAQVAARECRYAFLERIMKKYDARYVALGHHGDDQVETILMRLVRGSTPKGYAGIAVKRPFHNGYLIRPLLGVTKEEIIDYCHKLKIIPRIDPSNKKEVYTRNRLRKYVLPHLKEENPQVHEKFQKFSMQMQEDEAYLQELAFEKMNKVITKKSDKQISLSIPAFESMSMPLQRRGIQLILNYLYEYKIPSSLSSIHIDKVIEFFKRTQPSGSLDFPGDLKIVRAYEECSFEFKQEIVSPFLQDLSVPGTITLSNGDMLVTEVSEDIPSNMNETVFVAKYNDISYPLRIRSRENGDRMSIQGMNGTKKIKAIFIEAKVPREKREEWPVVCDASGNIIWIPLLKRSAFAISKEVTKKDKYMIIHYKSKESSGRIMK; encoded by the coding sequence TTGAAAGATACATTTGTTGAAAAAGTAGATGACTTTGTAAAGCAGCATGATGTATTAAAGGAACGCTCAACAATTGTTGTAGGGGTTTCTGGTGGTCCTGACTCTTTAGCTCTTCTATATTATTTGTTAGAAAAAAGAGCAGCAAAACAGTTTGAGATTGTAGTGGCGCATGTGGATCATATGTTTAGAGGTGATGAATCTCATGAGGACCTACAGTTTGTGCAGGACCTTTGTAAAGGACTGGGAGTTATTTGCGAAACGATAAGGATTAATGTGTCGCAATATCAACAGCAATACGTGATGAATGCACAAGTTGCTGCTAGAGAATGCAGATATGCATTTTTGGAAAGAATAATGAAGAAATATGATGCGAGGTATGTAGCCCTTGGACATCATGGTGATGATCAAGTAGAGACGATTTTAATGCGCCTTGTAAGAGGGAGTACTCCAAAAGGATATGCAGGAATTGCAGTGAAGCGTCCTTTTCATAATGGGTATTTAATTAGGCCGTTACTTGGAGTAACGAAGGAAGAGATTATTGATTACTGTCATAAGCTAAAAATAATTCCTCGTATAGATCCAAGTAATAAAAAGGAAGTATATACAAGGAATCGATTACGTAAATATGTTCTTCCTCATTTGAAAGAAGAAAATCCACAAGTGCATGAGAAGTTCCAAAAATTTAGCATGCAGATGCAAGAGGATGAGGCGTATTTGCAGGAATTAGCTTTTGAGAAAATGAATAAAGTAATTACAAAAAAAAGTGATAAACAAATTAGCTTATCAATTCCTGCCTTTGAATCCATGTCTATGCCTTTACAAAGAAGAGGGATTCAACTAATATTAAACTATCTTTATGAATATAAGATTCCATCTTCTCTTTCCTCTATACATATTGACAAAGTGATTGAGTTTTTTAAGCGGACACAACCTTCGGGTTCACTTGATTTCCCAGGTGATTTAAAAATTGTTCGCGCATACGAGGAGTGCAGCTTTGAATTTAAACAAGAAATTGTTTCCCCTTTTTTACAAGATTTATCAGTGCCCGGGACAATTACGCTATCGAACGGGGATATGCTTGTAACAGAGGTGAGCGAAGATATACCAAGTAACATGAATGAAACAGTTTTTGTTGCTAAGTATAATGATATATCATATCCACTTCGTATTCGTTCTAGAGAAAATGGAGATCGCATGTCAATACAAGGTATGAATGGCACCAAAAAGATAAAAGCTATTTTTATCGAAGCGAAAGTACCAAGAGAAAAAAGAGAAGAATGGCCGGTCGTTTGTGATGCAAGTGGGAACATTATTTGGATACCCTTGTTAAAGCGATCTGCATTTGCTATCTCGAAAGAGGTAACAAAGAAAGATAAATATATGATTATTCACTACAAAAGCAAGGAGTCTTCCGGGAGGATAATGAAATGA
- the folP gene encoding dihydropteroate synthase translates to MNCEEEMCSLKWDYDLRCGEYTLNLNEKTLIMGILNVTPDSFSDGGSYNEVEAAVRHAKEMRDEGAHIIDIGGESTRPGFAKVSVEEEIKRVVPMIQAVSRELKLPISIDTYKAEVAKQAIEAGAHIINDIWGAKAEPKIAEVAAHYDVPIILMHNRDNMNYRNLMADMIADLYDSIKIAKDAGVRDENIILDPGIGFAKTPEQNLEAMRNLEQLNVLGYPVLLGTSRKSFIGHVLDLPVEERLEGTGATVCLGIEKGCEFVRVHDVKEMARMAKMMDAMIGKGVK, encoded by the coding sequence ATGAATTGCGAAGAGGAGATGTGTAGTTTGAAGTGGGATTATGATTTGCGCTGCGGCGAATATACATTGAACTTAAATGAAAAAACTTTAATTATGGGGATTTTAAATGTAACGCCAGATTCGTTTTCCGATGGTGGAAGTTACAACGAGGTAGAGGCTGCGGTTCGCCATGCGAAAGAAATGCGAGATGAAGGTGCCCATATTATTGATATCGGTGGTGAGTCTACTCGCCCGGGTTTTGCTAAAGTATCAGTGGAAGAAGAAATAAAGCGAGTTGTTCCGATGATTCAGGCAGTTTCAAGAGAATTGAAATTACCTATTTCTATCGACACGTATAAAGCTGAAGTTGCAAAACAAGCAATCGAAGCTGGTGCTCATATTATTAATGATATTTGGGGAGCGAAGGCGGAACCAAAAATCGCTGAAGTTGCAGCTCATTACGATGTACCTATTATCTTAATGCACAATCGCGATAACATGAATTACCGCAATTTAATGGCTGATATGATTGCTGATTTATATGACAGTATTAAAATTGCTAAAGATGCTGGCGTACGAGATGAGAATATCATTTTAGACCCAGGTATCGGCTTTGCTAAAACACCTGAACAAAATTTAGAAGCGATGCGTAATTTAGAACAGTTAAACGTACTAGGTTACCCGGTTCTCTTAGGTACTTCAAGAAAGTCCTTTATTGGGCATGTGCTAGATTTACCGGTAGAAGAACGTCTTGAGGGAACGGGAGCTACTGTTTGTCTCGGTATTGAAAAGGGTTGTGAGTTTGTTCGTGTTCATGATGTGAAGGAAATGGCGCGTATGGCTAAGATGATGGACGCGATGATTGGTAAGGGGGTAAAGTAA
- the hpt gene encoding hypoxanthine phosphoribosyltransferase yields MMNQDIEKVLISEEQIQEKVLELGAIIAEDYKNTVPLAIGVLKGAMPFMADLLKRTDTYLEMDFMAVSSYGHSTVSTGEVKILKDLDTSVEGRDILIVEDIIDSGLTLSYLVDLFKYRKAKSVKIVTLLDKPTGRKVDLKADYVGFTVPHEFVVGYGLDYKEQYRNLPYVGVLKPSVYSN; encoded by the coding sequence ATGATGAATCAAGATATCGAAAAAGTATTAATTTCTGAAGAACAAATACAAGAAAAGGTGCTCGAGTTAGGTGCAATTATTGCAGAGGATTATAAAAATACAGTACCTCTTGCGATTGGTGTACTAAAGGGTGCAATGCCATTCATGGCAGATTTATTAAAGAGAACAGATACATATCTTGAAATGGATTTTATGGCTGTATCTAGTTACGGTCACTCAACTGTTTCAACAGGCGAAGTGAAAATTTTAAAAGACCTTGATACTTCTGTAGAAGGTCGCGATATTTTAATCGTTGAAGATATTATTGATAGCGGTCTTACACTAAGCTACTTAGTAGACCTATTTAAATATCGTAAAGCGAAGTCTGTAAAAATTGTTACGTTATTAGATAAACCAACAGGCCGTAAGGTAGATTTGAAAGCGGATTATGTTGGATTTACTGTACCACATGAATTTGTTGTAGGGTATGGATTAGATTATAAAGAGCAGTACCGTAATCTTCCTTATGTAGGAGTATTAAAACCAAGCGTTTACTCAAATTAA
- the folB gene encoding dihydroneopterin aldolase has translation MDKIYIHDMEFYGYHGVFPEENKLGQRFKVDLTVELDLKQAGESDDLEHSVNYGELFELCRKVVEDRTYKLVESIAENIAADILKQYESISRCTIKVIKPDPPIPGHYRAVAVEITRERP, from the coding sequence TTGGATAAAATTTATATTCATGATATGGAGTTTTATGGTTACCATGGTGTATTCCCAGAGGAAAATAAATTGGGCCAAAGATTTAAAGTGGACTTAACGGTGGAATTGGATTTGAAGCAGGCAGGAGAAAGTGATGACCTAGAGCATTCTGTCAATTATGGAGAGCTTTTTGAATTATGTAGGAAAGTTGTTGAAGATAGAACGTATAAGCTTGTAGAGAGTATTGCTGAAAATATCGCTGCAGATATATTGAAACAATATGAGAGTATTTCAAGATGTACAATAAAGGTGATTAAACCAGATCCGCCGATACCGGGGCATTATCGTGCTGTAGCAGTGGAAATTACGAGAGAACGTCCATGA
- a CDS encoding type III pantothenate kinase, translated as MIFVLDVGNTNAVLGVFEEGELRQHWRMETDRHKTEDEYGMLVKQLLEHEGLSFEDVKGIIVSSVVPPIMFALERMCEKYFKIKPLVVGPGIKTGLNIKYENPREVGADRIVNAVAGIHLYGSPLIIVDFGTATTYCYINEEKHYMGGVITPGIMISAEALYSRAAKLPRIEITKPSSVVGKNTVSAMQSGILYGYVGQVEGIVKRMKEEAKQEPKVIATGGLAKLISEESNVIDVVDPFLTLKGLYMLYERNANLQHEKGE; from the coding sequence ATGATTTTTGTATTGGATGTAGGGAACACAAATGCTGTACTAGGCGTGTTTGAAGAGGGGGAACTTCGTCAACATTGGCGCATGGAAACAGATCGTCATAAGACAGAAGATGAATATGGAATGCTTGTAAAGCAGTTGCTTGAGCACGAGGGTCTTTCGTTTGAAGATGTGAAAGGTATTATCGTGTCTTCGGTCGTACCACCAATTATGTTTGCTTTAGAGCGCATGTGTGAAAAGTATTTTAAAATTAAACCGCTTGTAGTAGGTCCTGGAATAAAAACCGGGCTAAATATTAAATATGAAAATCCACGTGAAGTAGGTGCGGACCGAATTGTAAATGCAGTAGCTGGAATCCACTTATATGGAAGTCCGCTTATTATTGTCGATTTCGGTACGGCTACTACATATTGTTATATTAACGAAGAAAAGCATTATATGGGTGGCGTTATTACACCGGGAATTATGATTTCAGCAGAGGCTTTATACAGTAGGGCGGCAAAACTTCCTCGTATTGAAATCACAAAACCAAGCAGTGTTGTTGGGAAAAATACGGTAAGTGCGATGCAATCTGGTATTCTTTATGGTTATGTTGGACAAGTGGAAGGTATTGTTAAGCGTATGAAAGAGGAAGCTAAACAAGAACCGAAAGTTATTGCAACAGGTGGATTGGCGAAATTAATTTCAGAAGAATCGAATGTAATTGATGTTGTAGATCCATTCTTAACATTAAAAGGTTTGTATATGTTATACGAGCGTAATGCAAATTTACAGCATGAGAAAGGTGAATAA